AAGAGTTGCGCCCACACGAGTAAGTCGCGGCAGCATAAACAAAGGAATTGAGTTAAGGAGTTGAGTTAAGAGTGTATGGCCGAATTTGACCTGATAGAACGTTACTTCACTTTCGAGTATGACTTTGATCAACACTCGAACGATGATGACCCTAAACAGGCCAGCACCAAGAAAAGCACATCAAAACCGCGCGTCGTCAAAGGTATTGGCGACGATTGCGCCATTTTTGACATCCCCAGTAAATATCAACTCGTGACGTCAACCGACACTCTGGTTGATGGCGTTCATTTCTTTTCTGACTTAGACCCTGAGCTGATTGCGCATAAGGCGCTTGCCGCTAACGTCAGCGATCTAGCCGCGATGGGCGCTAAGCCATTAGCTTTCACATTATCGATCAGCTTGCCTGAGATTAACGAATATTGGCTCGCTGGTTTCAGTAAAGGCTTAAAGAAAGCCAGTAAACGCTTTAAGGTGCCACTAGTGGGCGGCGATACCACTCAAGGACCGCTGAATATCAACATTACCGCTTATGGCTCAGTAAAGAAAGGCCGTTTGCTTGAGCGTCATAACGCAGAGGTTGGCGATGATATTTGGGTTACGGGGTATTTAGGCGAAGCCGCGGCAGCGCTGGAGTTACAAGATAAAGCGCTGGTTCGCGAAGAAGCATTGACTGCTGCCGAGTCTGAGCTGTGGCAAGCCTTAACTCGTCCGCTGCCACCTCTGGAGTTTGCTCGTAAACTGACCAAAATATCTTGCTGTGGGCTTGATATTTCCGACGGCTTAGCGGCTGATTTAGGTCATATACTGTCGAAAAGTCAGTGTGGCGCCAAGCTTTCTGTGGAGTCATTGCCTATTTCTGAAGCGCTTATCGAGGTCGTCGGGCTTGAGCAAGCAAGGCAGTATGCGTTGAACGGTGGTGATGACTATCAACTGTGTTTCACCGCCTCTAACAAACATCGCAATAAAATTTTAAACCTAGCTGAACGGTGCAGTATCAACGTTACCCGAATTGGAAAAATTCATGAGGCTGGGTTGCAGCTGACTCTAAATGGCCAGCCTTTCGAAAGTAATCGTGCCAGCTGGCAACACTTTAACCAATAACGACAAAAGAATAAGCAAATTATGACGGTGCCATTAGCTGATAAAACCCTAATCAAAAGAATGGTCTTCACCAACCCTCTACACTTTTTATCCTTTGGTTTTGGCTCAGGACTCATGCCGAAAGCCCCAGGCACATGGGGAACCATCGCCGCGATACCGGTATGGTATGGGTTATCGTTTCTCACACTGCCTTATTACCTAATCGCCACACTCGCGTTGTCCATTATCGGCATCGGACTTTGCCACTACACCGCCAAAAAACTCGGTGTCCATGACCACCCCGGCATCGTCTGGGACGAAATCTGCGGCTACCTCATCACCATGATCGCCATCCCCGCAACATGGCAATGGGCTCTCGCCGGCTTTTTCCTATTCCGCTTCTTCGACATCCTAAAGCCATGGCCAATTAAATGGCTCGACAAAAAAGTCCATGGAGGATTTGGGATTATGGTGGATGATTTACTGGCGGGTGGTTTTGCTTTGGGGATTTTGCAAGCCACAGCGTGGCTACTTTGATGGTAATAAGAAGAGCAAGCCTTTCAGCAACAAGAAGCTGTAAATACTCCCTTTCGCTATGTGAGGATAGTATCTTTGCTGATTTCAATATAAACGATTGTGGTTGTCTTTATTTGATTAGAATCTCGTACGACGGTTACGGATGTCATAATATTGATTCAACCTTAATTAGCGAGTTTAGCTTTGATGATTCCAACTATTTAATTAGTGCGATATTATCTAATGATTTAGAAAGCTCTAAAGTAGATAAACTGCTTAAAGCTTATTTTCGCGAAAACAAAGAGTTTTTGTGGGGAAAAGCTTTAAAAGAATATGAATTGATTTAAGTTTTGGTTTTTTAACGAGTTACTTTTCTTGCGTGTCCAAGAAAAGTAACCAAAAGAAAGACACCCCAGACGTTAGGCCTTACAGGCTCCCCTCATTCAAAAAAGTTAATGACGTGCCGCTAAACGA
The Kangiella marina DNA segment above includes these coding regions:
- the thiL gene encoding thiamine-phosphate kinase, with the protein product MAEFDLIERYFTFEYDFDQHSNDDDPKQASTKKSTSKPRVVKGIGDDCAIFDIPSKYQLVTSTDTLVDGVHFFSDLDPELIAHKALAANVSDLAAMGAKPLAFTLSISLPEINEYWLAGFSKGLKKASKRFKVPLVGGDTTQGPLNINITAYGSVKKGRLLERHNAEVGDDIWVTGYLGEAAAALELQDKALVREEALTAAESELWQALTRPLPPLEFARKLTKISCCGLDISDGLAADLGHILSKSQCGAKLSVESLPISEALIEVVGLEQARQYALNGGDDYQLCFTASNKHRNKILNLAERCSINVTRIGKIHEAGLQLTLNGQPFESNRASWQHFNQ
- a CDS encoding phosphatidylglycerophosphatase A family protein codes for the protein MTVPLADKTLIKRMVFTNPLHFLSFGFGSGLMPKAPGTWGTIAAIPVWYGLSFLTLPYYLIATLALSIIGIGLCHYTAKKLGVHDHPGIVWDEICGYLITMIAIPATWQWALAGFFLFRFFDILKPWPIKWLDKKVHGGFGIMVDDLLAGGFALGILQATAWLL